One genomic region from Deltaproteobacteria bacterium encodes:
- a CDS encoding DUF4301 family protein, protein MDRKATPWQTPAMKTEHNNWTTKLRALGLEPHDIEFHGRQLRRAIAGDIKRTFPMLDTCRPGSGSMLLLPELAKTPAGQGYLGFVLAAGAASRYSQPLHLLSEALEAADLTAVEASLRGMAHEGALSWPLPETLAKLVAHPEIARSLTTAGLTQLKEAIQLPKALMPCVKDGTTFLTVKHWEHAALGSLSGEVYVAPAGRTAAFLAEIAYAKEQRYGSPDLKSMVLEQGPDLSTIRFHRDGTPVLDHQGQPSLVPAGHGAITKLFPAARALNIVADSLFIRNIDNIMGCGPEATSATLKFLTLHRQLLTAVCGIRETLALGQLDHAAYNARDLMRQLLPGDHRLHENAMTSPIAALKLLQQRLFHSVVSEHPTTAELKGLYARPVNLMGQVPNTGNDVGGTPCFIEKDPGQPPIKVSLELPHISPADRQAFLQDAAVATHFNPGFCAVEIPNDPGYYTERNQDFWIMAEKTYRGESVVYFETVIYELVGNSSFANMAFVEVPRLVFNPHKALTDAMNQSLANWL, encoded by the coding sequence ATGGACAGGAAAGCTACACCATGGCAAACTCCGGCTATGAAAACCGAACACAACAATTGGACCACTAAGCTTCGCGCCCTCGGACTTGAGCCTCATGATATCGAGTTTCATGGCAGGCAGCTTCGGCGTGCCATAGCCGGGGACATAAAGCGCACGTTCCCCATGCTCGACACCTGTAGGCCCGGAAGCGGCAGTATGCTGCTTCTACCCGAGCTGGCCAAGACACCGGCTGGACAGGGCTATTTAGGTTTCGTTCTGGCCGCTGGCGCGGCAAGCCGTTACTCGCAACCACTGCATCTTCTCAGCGAAGCTCTCGAGGCCGCAGACCTCACTGCCGTCGAAGCAAGCTTACGCGGTATGGCTCACGAGGGGGCACTCAGTTGGCCGTTGCCCGAGACCTTAGCAAAGTTAGTGGCTCATCCAGAGATCGCAAGGTCTCTGACCACAGCAGGGTTAACCCAGCTGAAAGAAGCCATTCAGTTACCCAAAGCGCTGATGCCTTGCGTTAAGGATGGCACCACTTTCCTGACCGTGAAGCACTGGGAGCACGCCGCCCTTGGCAGCCTCAGTGGCGAGGTTTATGTGGCTCCGGCAGGACGCACGGCGGCTTTTTTGGCAGAAATTGCCTATGCCAAGGAGCAACGCTATGGCTCTCCCGACCTTAAGTCCATGGTTCTCGAGCAGGGACCGGATTTATCGACCATTCGCTTTCACCGCGATGGTACACCTGTACTCGATCACCAGGGGCAACCCAGTTTAGTGCCAGCGGGACACGGAGCAATCACCAAGCTTTTTCCGGCCGCGCGTGCACTCAACATAGTTGCCGATTCACTTTTTATTCGTAACATCGATAACATCATGGGATGCGGCCCCGAGGCGACTTCGGCCACGCTCAAGTTCCTCACGCTGCATAGGCAGCTTCTCACCGCTGTGTGCGGTATTAGGGAAACGTTAGCGTTGGGACAGCTCGATCACGCAGCTTACAACGCCAGAGATCTCATGCGGCAACTTTTGCCGGGCGATCATCGACTCCATGAGAATGCGATGACTAGCCCAATTGCCGCTCTCAAGTTGCTGCAACAGCGCCTCTTCCACAGTGTGGTCAGCGAACATCCCACAACCGCTGAACTGAAGGGCCTCTACGCACGACCAGTCAATCTGATGGGTCAGGTGCCTAACACCGGTAACGACGTAGGTGGCACTCCCTGTTTTATCGAAAAAGACCCCGGTCAGCCGCCTATCAAAGTTAGTTTGGAGTTACCGCATATTTCTCCCGCCGATCGCCAGGCATTTCTGCAAGACGCCGCCGTGGCCACGCATTTCAACCCTGGCTTTTGCGCCGTCGAAATACCAAACGATCCTGGATATTACACCGAGAGAAATCAGGATTTTTGGATTATGGCAGAAAAGACCTACCGCGGTGAGTCCGTTGTCTATTTTGAGACGGTCATCTACGAGCTCGTAGGCAATAGTAGTTTTGCCAATATGGCATTTGTCGAGGTGCCACGTTTGGTCTTCAACCCACATAAGGCGCTCACTGACGCCATGAATCAAAGCTTAGCCAACTGGCTTTGA
- a CDS encoding response regulator, with translation MSDAQFIRMILIDDKAVTTDLDRAGYRKMGVFVRAAGNYEEACKTMAKEKIDLIVINLDYAAVDGTTLTRHFKAQENFAAVPIVLTSVRTSARVKAAALEAGADLFVEQPLPRQYFIEKLKQLLEQKTRTTERVEGAGDVRCAFNGTEMTCPISDLSQSGMLVAATEEIPEGTDIIVEFDLPGGKKPVKIKGLVVRNLRNGNQIMGVGIRFVQFTGDAEKRLEKFIAKTSQGDTKLQYYL, from the coding sequence ATGAGCGATGCACAATTCATTCGGATGATCCTGATTGACGATAAAGCTGTGACAACCGATTTAGACCGGGCGGGTTACCGTAAGATGGGTGTCTTCGTAAGAGCTGCGGGCAACTACGAAGAAGCCTGCAAAACTATGGCCAAGGAAAAGATCGACCTCATCGTGATCAATCTCGATTACGCCGCCGTCGATGGGACCACTCTCACGCGTCACTTTAAGGCGCAAGAGAATTTTGCCGCTGTACCGATAGTTTTGACTAGCGTCAGGACTTCGGCTCGTGTGAAAGCTGCTGCACTCGAAGCGGGCGCAGATCTGTTTGTGGAGCAGCCTCTGCCGCGGCAGTACTTTATTGAAAAGTTAAAGCAGCTTTTGGAGCAGAAGACCCGAACGACGGAGCGCGTGGAAGGAGCCGGGGACGTCCGCTGCGCCTTTAACGGCACGGAAATGACCTGTCCGATTAGCGATCTCTCGCAGTCCGGCATGCTCGTCGCCGCCACAGAAGAAATCCCAGAGGGGACCGATATTATTGTAGAATTCGATCTTCCGGGCGGCAAAAAGCCGGTCAAGATTAAGGGTCTGGTGGTTCGAAACCTGCGAAACGGCAACCAAATCATGGGGGTAGGCATTAGATTTGTGCAGTTTACTGGCGACGCCGAAAAGCGCCTGGAAAAGTTCATAGCCAAGACCTCGCAGGGGGACACTAAACTCCAGTATTACCTATGA
- a CDS encoding TlyA family RNA methyltransferase — translation MQDDRRAKNRLDLTLVARGLADTIEASRALIMAGKVLVNDQRRDKAGDLVAADATVRVKEASRFVSRGGEKLAAALADLQLTEVIRGLTVLDIGASTGGFTDCCLQHGAQHVVALDVGSNQLAWELRTNPRVTVLEQTDVRQFVPAEQPAIQFVVADVSFNSLARLAPAVVAAAPGGGVHFLLLVKPQFELARDLVPDGGIVNDPSLRQLAATQVSQAFAAVGLSQCKVIDCRLPGRAGNQELFFYGKS, via the coding sequence ATGCAGGACGATCGTCGTGCAAAAAACAGACTAGATCTGACCTTGGTCGCACGAGGCCTAGCCGATACCATTGAGGCGTCCCGAGCCCTGATCATGGCCGGTAAAGTTCTGGTCAACGATCAGCGGCGCGATAAAGCTGGAGACCTTGTGGCTGCAGATGCCACGGTACGGGTCAAGGAGGCAAGCCGCTTTGTTAGTCGCGGTGGCGAAAAACTAGCCGCGGCCCTCGCTGATCTTCAATTGACGGAAGTGATCAGGGGGCTGACAGTGCTCGACATTGGCGCCTCAACGGGCGGCTTCACTGACTGCTGTTTGCAGCACGGAGCCCAGCACGTCGTTGCGCTGGATGTGGGTAGTAATCAACTCGCCTGGGAGTTGCGCACGAACCCGAGGGTGACTGTTCTGGAACAGACGGATGTGCGCCAGTTTGTTCCTGCGGAGCAACCCGCCATTCAATTTGTCGTCGCTGATGTCAGCTTTAACTCGCTGGCACGCCTTGCACCAGCGGTAGTGGCTGCAGCACCGGGCGGTGGTGTGCATTTTCTTTTGCTGGTTAAACCGCAATTTGAGCTTGCGCGCGACCTGGTGCCCGACGGCGGCATCGTGAACGACCCGAGTCTGCGACAACTTGCCGCAACCCAAGTGAGTCAGGCTTTTGCCGCTGTTGGGTTGAGCCAGTGCAAGGTTATCGACTGTCGACTCCCAGGACGTGCTGGGAACCAGGAGCTCTTTTTTTACGGTAAGTCGTGA